Proteins encoded within one genomic window of Bombus terrestris chromosome 11, iyBomTerr1.2, whole genome shotgun sequence:
- the LOC100646033 gene encoding mitochondrial inner membrane protein OXA1L — protein MLTRLCVRVSQKLLNTNTGFHKTTECHFSGLAYHITNGPLKRDCVLNVHKLSKIHKIYFARYESTANTAIKENASNTPPDSPVLQTQITDLNNSVPEKDLLNEIPDPPLPQIPLPTEITEVIKLHANGEPTFESLGLGGYGPVGIIQTFYELLYVNCNLPWWATIILTSALIKFATFPCTVSAHKNSSKMTNVLPKMVKLQDNITEARKCGNFQEATIYAIELQELLKKNNIKMFPVSNFLKIGAHLPIFFALREMTNKPVESLKEGGLWWFVDLTSVDPYYLLPLGTSITLYAVTSYTLRNSQNLTPIMRNMFKAVPVISFIFAMKFPGAILCHWAISNILTVVENQVLQLKKVKAYFNIPSIQQETTKNIVKNDKGFKESFSDAWTNMKISNRLASYSHADLKQFNNAAKGPLPKTYKYNPVKNLSKAASTTSMTTTKK, from the exons ATGTTGACACGGTTATGTGTACGTGTTAGTCAAAAACTGTTAAATACAAATACAGGATTTCAC AAAACGACAGAATGTCACTTTAGCGGTCTCGCATATCATATAACAAACGGTCCTTTGAAACGGGATTGTGTATTAAACGTTCATAAACTTTCGAAAATTCATAAGATTTATTTCGCTCGGTATGAAAGCACAGCTAATACAGCAATAAAGGAAAATGCATCAAATACGCCACCAG ATTCACCTGTGTTACAAACACAAATAACAGATCTAAATAATTCAGTACCAGAGAAAGATCTATTAAATGAAATACCag ATCCACCTCTTCCACAAATACCATTGCCTACAGAAATTACAGAGGTTATTAAACTGCATGCAAATGGGGAACCTACCTTTGAAAGTTTAGGATTAGGTGGATATGGTCCTGTAGGAATTATTCAAACATTTTATGAATTACTTTATGTTAATTGTAATTTACCATGGTGGGCCACAATTATACTAACTTCAGCACTTATCAAATTTGCAACATTTCCATGTACGGTATCAGCACACAAAAATAGTAGCAAAATGACCAACGTTCTGCCAAAAATGGTAAAATTACAGGATAATATAACTGAAGCAAGAAAATGTGGAAATTTTCAAGAAG CAACTATATATGCTATTGAATTACAAGAGTTActcaagaaaaataatattaagatGTTTCCTGTTTCGAATTTTTTGAAG atCGGAGCACATCTGCCAATATTTTTTGCTCTACGAGAAATGACTAATAAACCTGTTGAAAGTTTAAAGGAAGGTGGATTGTGGTGGTTTGTGGATTTAACTAGTGTTGATCCATATTATCTGTTGCCACTGGGTACtagtataacattgtatgctgtTACTTCATATACATTGAGGAATTCACAAAATTTGACTCCAATAATGCGAAATATGTTCAAAGCAGTACcagttatttcatttatatttgcaATGAAGTTTCCAGGG gCCATTTTGTGTCATTGGgctatttcaaatattctaacCGTAGTAGAAAATCAAGTATTGCAGTTAAAGAAAGTAAAAGCATATTTTAATATCCCTTCTATACAGCAAGAGACAACCAAAAATATAGTAAAGAATGACAAAGGCTTCAAGGAATCATTCTCTGATG CATGGACTAACATGAAAATATCTAACAGGTTAGCATCTTATTCACATGCAgatttaaaacaatttaataatgCTGCTAAAGGTCCACTCCCAAAGACATATAAATACAACCCagtaaaaaatttatcaaaagcaGCATCAACAACATCAATGACAACAACGAAAAAATGa